In Lysobacter sp. FW306-1B-D06B, the sequence CGGTGACGTGGTTTGCCGCGCAGGGAGTGCCCGCACGTTGAGGCCCTGGATCCCGGCCTTCGCCGGGATGACGGTGAGGGTAGGTGGCGGTGGCGGTGGCGGTGGCGGTGGCGGTGGCGGTGGCGGTGACGGTGACGGTGACGGTGGCTGTTGCTTTTGCTGCTGATATTTCTGTTGCTGTTGCTGTTGCAATCGAACAGCCTTTCAGGTCACTAGCCCCGAAGGGCGCCGCACATGGATGTGCGGCGGTGAGCGCTGAGCCATGGATGGCGAATCGCGAACGCGCCCTTGCGCTGTCCGGTCGTGGGATTGATCTGGGCCCACTGCCCTTTCTTTTGGTTACTTTTCTTTGGGCAAGCAAAGAAAAGTGACCCGAGCGGCGTAGCCGATCGGAAGCTTTGCTATTGCTCCTTCTTTGAGAAGCCTGAGAAAGCCAAATCAAAATGGATTCCAGCTTTCGCTGGAATGACGGTGACAAGGTTTGCCGTCATCGGAGTGCCCGCGCGCTGCGGGCCTGGATCCCGGCCTTCGCCGGGATGACGGTGGGTCGCCGCACAGGGAGTGCCCGTGCGCTACGGGCTTGGGTCCCGGCCTTCGCCAAGATGACGGACAGTGCCGAGCGGCGCCCCCACACGCGCCCTCCCAAGCCCCGCCCTACCGCCCACCGCGCCCAACCCACCGCCCGCACCACTCGCCAGATCCCATCAGACGAAAGTGCGAAATCCCCCCTAAAGTTTTCCCGGCCGCTGCCGATGGTCATTGAGACCATAGGTCTGCTTCTCTGGGGAGGGGAGCGGCATGCAGGGTACTTACGACTTCAGGGCGATCGTCCTGTCGTTTCTCATCGCGTGGTTCGCGGCCTTCGTCGCGGTCCAACTGGCAGGCCGCGTACGCAGTGCGTCCGGACGCACCATGCCGGTGTGGGTGTGGGCCGGCGGCGCCGCCTTCGGGCTGGGCATCTGGTCGATGCATTTCACCGGCATGCTGGCCTTCCGCTTGCCCGTGCCGATGTACTACGACGTGCGCATGACCGTCGTGTCGCTGGTCGCCGCCGTGCTGTCGTGCGTGCTGGCGCTGTACGTGGCCGGCACGCGCCGGCGCAGCTTCGCGCAATTGCTGCTCGCCGCCGCGTTCATGGCGATGGGCATCGTCAGCATGCATTACCTGGGCATGGCCTCGATCACCTTCAGCCCCGGCGCGCTGTACTCGCCGTTCTGGGTGATCGCCTCGATCGTCGTCGCCCTTGCGGTGTCGCTGGTCGCGCTGCACCTGCTGACGCGCTTTTCGTGGATCGGCAACGAACCCAGCTTCGGCGTGCAGGTCGGTGCCGCCGCGTTGATGGCGCTGGGCGTGTGCGGCACGCATTACACGGGCATGGCAGCACTGCAGGTGGGGCCGGGCACGTTCTGCCTGACATCGCCGGGCGCTGTCCCGGGCGAACAACTGAGCCTGGTGATCGTCAGCATCGCCCTGCTCTACCTGGCGGCCATCACCATCGGCTCGCAGCGCGACCTGCATGCCAGCGAGCAGCGCTTCCGCGCGCTCGTCGACGGCGCGCCCGGCGCGATGATCATCGTGGAAGCCAACGGCCGCATTTCGCTGGCGAACGTGGAAGCCGAGCGCCTGCTCGGCTACACGCGCGGCGAGCTGGCCGGCCGCCCGATCGAGGTGCTGATCCCCTCGCGCCTGGTGCCCCGTTGCCCGGACGAACGCGCGCGCTTCCTGCAGGTGCAGCGCAAGCTGCATGTGAGCGGCGGCGAGCACGAGCTGCACTGCCTGCGTCGCGATGGCAGCGAAATCCCGGTCGAATTCGGCCTGAGCCCGCTCGTCGTCCAGGGCCGGCGCGTCGTGGTGGCCTCGATCATGGACCTCACCGAGCGCAAGCAGGCCGAGGAGCGCATCGCGCGCCTGGCCTATTTCGACACGCTTACCGGCCTGCCGAACCGCAGCAAGTTCGAACTGCGCATGGAACAGGCGCTCGCCAGCGCCGGCACCGACGGCTTCGGCCTGATCTTCGCCGACCTGGACGGTTTCAAGGAGATCAACGATTCGCTAGGCCACAGCGCCGGTGACCGCGTGCTGGCGCAGATCGCGCACCGTCTTCGCGAAGGCGTCGGCGAGCGCGGCGAGGTGTTCCGCTTCGGTGGCGACGAATTCATCGTCCTGCTGCCCAGCGGCTCGCCCACGCGCGATGCGGGCATCGCCGAAGAACTGATCCGCCGCGTCGCCGTGCCGATGTGGATGGAAGGCGAGCAGCTCGGCGTCACGCTGAGCCTGGGCAGCGTGCGCCATCCCGAGCACGGCCGCGATCACGACCAGTTGCTCAAGCGCGCCGACATCGCGATGTACCAGGCCAAGGGCGCCGGCAAGAACGTGCACCTGCGCTTCCTGCCCGACATGGAAGCCTCGGTGACGCGCCGCTTCGCCATGCTCAACGAACTGCGCAACGCGCAGGAGCTGGGGCAGCTGGTGCTGCTCTACCAGCCGATGATCGAACTGCGCACGCGCCGCATCATCGGCGCCGAAGCGCTGGTGTACTGGGATCATCCGCGCCACGGCCGCATCACGCCGTCCACGTTCATTCCGGTGGCCGAAGAACACGGTCTGATCGAATCGCTCGGCGAATGGGTGCTGGAAGAAGCCGTGCGCCAGTCCGCCGCGTGGCGCGCGAACGGGCTGCCGCCGCTGCGACTGGCGGTGAACGTCTCCAGCGCGCAGTTCCGCGACGCGTCCCGCCTGCGCAACGCGGTCGACCGCGTGCTGCGCCGCCACGGCTTTCCGGCCGACAGCCTGGAGCTGGAGATCACCGAGCGCCAGATCATGCACGACCCGCAATCCAGCATCGCCACGATGGTCGCGCTGTCCGAACTGGGCGTGGCGATGGCGCTGGACGACTTCGGCACCGGCTATTCCAGCCTGAGCCACCTGCGCGACTTCCCGCTGCGCAAGCTCAAGATCGACCGCAGCTTCACCGACCAGATCGACCGCGACCCGCAGGGGCTGGCGATCGTGCGTGCGGTGTGCGAACTGGGCCGCAACCTGGGCATGCAGGTCGTCGCCGAGGGCGTGGAGCGCGAGGCGCAGGTCGCGCCGCTGTTGGGGGTGGACTGCGCGCTTGTGCAGGGCTTCCTGTTCGGCGCGCCGATGTCGGCGGCGGAGTTCGAGCGGCGCATGCCTCGCCCCGTGCCGGCCTGACGCGACTGGATGGCGGCGGAATGGGGCCGAGCCCTCATCCCGCCTGCGCACCCCCGCGCGTACCATCCGGCCACGCCCGCCGGAGCGCCCGCCCATGCCAGCCCCCCGCCTGAGTCGCAGGGATTTCCTCAAGAGCAGCGTGATCGCCGGCATCGGCGTCTACATCGCCGCGCCGGGAAGCGCCGCGCTGGCGGCGTTGTTCGAACGCGAGCGCCTGCGGCCCCTGCCCTGGGACGCGCGCAACGGCACGATCCGCTACCGCACCGATGCCACGGCCAAGGTCACCGGCGAGAAGGTCTTCAGCTTCGACATGCGCGGGCGCGACCTGCCCGGCTGGCCGGACACGCAATCGCACGCGATGCTGCTGCGCGCCACGCGCGCCGACCGCGTGTATGCCGGCGTCGACCTGTCGGTGCTCGGCGATGCGCTCAAGCCCGACCGCATCGTCACCGCCGCCGACTTGCAACGCGATGGCGTGGCATTCCCCGCGTTCTACGGGCAGGACATGCTGCTGCCGGAAGGCAGCACGCCCGCCTACCTCGGCCACGCGGTGGCGCTGCTGGTGTGGCACGACTTCGCGCGTTTCCGCGCCGCCAAGAACGCGCTGCGCTTCCGCGACGACATCGTCCGCTG encodes:
- a CDS encoding EAL domain-containing protein, giving the protein MQGTYDFRAIVLSFLIAWFAAFVAVQLAGRVRSASGRTMPVWVWAGGAAFGLGIWSMHFTGMLAFRLPVPMYYDVRMTVVSLVAAVLSCVLALYVAGTRRRSFAQLLLAAAFMAMGIVSMHYLGMASITFSPGALYSPFWVIASIVVALAVSLVALHLLTRFSWIGNEPSFGVQVGAAALMALGVCGTHYTGMAALQVGPGTFCLTSPGAVPGEQLSLVIVSIALLYLAAITIGSQRDLHASEQRFRALVDGAPGAMIIVEANGRISLANVEAERLLGYTRGELAGRPIEVLIPSRLVPRCPDERARFLQVQRKLHVSGGEHELHCLRRDGSEIPVEFGLSPLVVQGRRVVVASIMDLTERKQAEERIARLAYFDTLTGLPNRSKFELRMEQALASAGTDGFGLIFADLDGFKEINDSLGHSAGDRVLAQIAHRLREGVGERGEVFRFGGDEFIVLLPSGSPTRDAGIAEELIRRVAVPMWMEGEQLGVTLSLGSVRHPEHGRDHDQLLKRADIAMYQAKGAGKNVHLRFLPDMEASVTRRFAMLNELRNAQELGQLVLLYQPMIELRTRRIIGAEALVYWDHPRHGRITPSTFIPVAEEHGLIESLGEWVLEEAVRQSAAWRANGLPPLRLAVNVSSAQFRDASRLRNAVDRVLRRHGFPADSLELEITERQIMHDPQSSIATMVALSELGVAMALDDFGTGYSSLSHLRDFPLRKLKIDRSFTDQIDRDPQGLAIVRAVCELGRNLGMQVVAEGVEREAQVAPLLGVDCALVQGFLFGAPMSAAEFERRMPRPVPA